The genomic stretch TTCGACCCAGTTCGGCGCCTTTTTGCGCAACAAGCTGGGCCTGGCCAAGGGCGACCGCGTGGCGATCATGCTGCCGAACGTCCTGCAGTACCCGGTGGCGCTGATGGGCATCCTGCGCGCAGGGCTGACGGTGGTGAACACCAACCCGATGTACACCGCGCGCGAACTGAAGCACCAGCTCAACGACTCGGGCGCCAAGGCGATCCTGGTGCTGGAGAACTTCGCGACCACGCTGGAAGAGGTGATCAAGGAGACTCCGGTCAAGCACGTCATCACCACTGCGGTGGGCGACATGCTCGGCTTCCCGAAGTCCCTGATCGTCAACTTCGTGGTCAAGTACCGCAAGAAGGCGGTGCCGCCGTTCAACCTGCCGCAGGCGATCAAGTTCAACGACGCGCTGGCGCAGGGCAAGGGGCAGCAGATCCCGGCCACCCAGATCGGCCCCGAGGACATCGCCTTCCTGCAGTACACCGGCGGCACCACCGGCGTGTCCAAGGGCGCGATGCTGACCCACCGCAACATGATCGCGAACATGCTGCAGGTGAAGCACTGGTTCGGTCCGAATGTGAAGGAGGGCGAGGAGATCATCATCACCGCGCTGCCGCTGTATCACATCTTCGCGCTGACCTGTAACTGCCTGGTGTTCATGAACGTCGGCGGGCTCAATGTGCTGATCACCAACCCGCGCGACATGGCCGGCTTCGTCAAGGAAATCGGCAAGTACCGCTTCACCATCATCACCGGCGTCAACACCCTGTTCAACGGATTGCTCAACACCCCGGGCTTTGGCGAGCTGGACTTCAGCACGCTGAAGCTGTCGATGGGCGGCGGCATGGCGGTGCAGCGCGCGGTGGCGGAGAAGTGGCAGCAAGTCACCAAGTGCGCGCTGTTCGAAGGCTATGGCATGACCGAGTCCTCGCCGGTGGCGACGGTCAACCGCCCGGACACCAAGGTCTACACGGGCTCCATCGGCGTGCCCGCGCCGAGCACGGAACTGTCGATCCAGGACGACGACGGCAAGCTGCTGGCGCAGGGCGAGGTCGGCGAGATCTGCATCCGCGGCCCGCAGGTGATGAAGGGCTACTGGCAGCGTCCGGAAGAGACCGCCAAGACCATCACGCCCGACGGCTGGCTGCGCACCGGCGACATCGGCAAGATGGACGAGAAGGGCTACTTCTACATCGTCGACCGCAAGAAGGACATGATCCTGGTCTCGGGCTTCAACGTGTACCCGAACGAGATCGAGGACGTCGTCGCCACCCACCCCGGCGTGCTCGAAGTGGCTGCCGTCGGCATCCCGGACGACAAGTCCGGCGAGGCGGTCAAGCTGGTGATCGTCAAGAAGGATCCCAACCTCACCGTCGAGGACGTCAAGGCCCACTGCCGCGCCCAGCTCACCGGCTACAAACAGCCCAAGATCATCGAGTTCCGCACCGAACTGCCCAAGACCAATGTCGGCAAGATCCTGCGCCGCGAACTGCGCGACTCGCCGACCAGCGTGCACAAGCTGCCGGGAGCGTAGGGCCGGCGGGGTGGTTTGCCGGGTTCGGGTGCTGCATGAACTCCGAAGGGCCGGGCGCCGGTTGTGGGTTGTGGGTTCTGGGTTGTGGGCAGCGCGTGTCCTGATGGCCCGCATCGAAGGAGAAACCAGATGAGCACACTGATCCGCGGTGGTACCGTGGTCGATTCGGAAACCAGCTGGCGCGCGGATGTGCTGCTGGCGGACGGCAAGATCGCGGCGATCGGCGAGGGGCTGGAAGCGCCGGCGGGTGCGACGGTGATCGATGCCGGGGATCGGCTGGTGATGCCGGGCGGGATCGATCCGCACACCCACATGCAGCTGCCCTTCATGGGCACGGTGGCGAGCGACGATTTCTACACCGGCACCGCCGCGGGCCTGGCCGGCGGCACCACCAGCATCATCGATTTCGTCATTCCCAATCCGCAGCAGTCGCTGATGGAGGCCTACCAGACCTGGCGCGGCTGGGCGGAGAAGGCCTCGGCGGACTACGGCTTCCATGTCGCGATCACCTGGTGGGATGAGTCGGTGCACCGCGACATGGGCACGCTGGCGCAGGAGCACGGTGTGGCCAGCTTCAAGCACTTCATGGCTTACAAGAACGCCATCATGTGCGACGACGAGGCGCTGGTGTCGAGCTTCAGCCGCTGCATGGAGCTCGGCGCGCTGCCGACGGTGCACGCGGAGAATGGCGAGCTGGTGTTCCGCCTGCAGAAGCAGTTGCTGGCGCGGGGCATCACCGGGCCGGAAGGGCATCCGCTGTCGCGTCCGCCCGCGGTGGAAGGCGAGGCCGCCAACCGCGCCATCCGCATCGCCGAGGTGCTCGGCACGCCGTTGTACGTCGTGCACGTCTCGGCCGAGCAGGCGCTGGAAGCCATCGCGCGTGCCCGCAACGAGGGCCAGCGGGTGTTTGGTGAGGTGCTGGCGGGGCATCTGCTGATCGACGACTCGGTCTATCGCAATCCCGATTTCACCTTCGCTGCGGGCCACGTGATGAGCCCGCCGTTCCGCCCGAAGCACCACCAGGACGCGCTCTGGGCTGGGCTGCAGGCAGGGCACTTGCACACCACCGCCACCGACCATTGCTGCTTCTGTGCGCCGCAGAAAGCCGCCGGCAAGGACGACTTCACCAGGATCCCGAACGGCTGCGCCGGCATCGAGGACCGCATGAGCGTGCTCTGGCACTACGGTGTCGGCAGCGGCCGCCTGACCCCGAGCGAGTTCGTCCGGATCACCTCGACCAACGCCGCGCAGATCTTCGGGCTGTTCCCGCGCAAGGGCGCGATGCGGGTCGGCGCGGATGCCGACGTGGTGGTCTGGGACGGCAACGGCTCGCGCACGATCTCGGCGAAGACCCACCACCAGAACATCGATTTCAACGTCTTCGAGGGCCGCACCGTCACCGGCATCGCCACCCACACCTTCGCCCGCGGACGTTTGTCCTGGGTCGAAGGCGATCTGCGCGCCGAGCGCGGGCACGGGCGCTACCTGCACCGCGCGACGCATGGACCGTACATCGAGGCGAGCGCGCGTCGGCGGGGATAGACCCGTTCAACGCAGAGACGCAAAGGGCGCAGAGGAACGCGGAGAAGAGCGTTCGGAAATGGGGGCTTTCTCTGCGTCTTCGCGCAGCGCCGAGAGCGTAGCCCGATGTGCCGCGAAGCGGCTCACCGGGTGCTTGCCGCAAGTACCCGGGGAACGCGCTGCGCGCATACCGCCGGGCTACCCCTTGTCCGTTGAACACCGAGACGCAGAGAAAAGCGCTTAGGACACGCTTGATGCATTCTCCGCGCCCTCAGCGTCTCCGCGTTTAACCGGCCCGAAAGTGCCAATCACCAGCGGCCGCTGGCGCCGCCCCCGCTGCTGCGGCCGCCGCCGAAGCTGCCGCCGGAACTGGACGAACTGCTGGGCGGCGGCAGTACCGGGAGCACGCGGCGCTCCACGCGCACATCGTGGCAGTGCTGGCAGGTGCTGGTGACCTCGGCCAGGCCGGTGCTGTAACGGGTCGCGGAGGTGATCGTTTTGGATACCGACGACAGCGCGCGCGACTTGCACGCGGTGCAATCGCTGTAGCGGGTGAACCAGGCGCGGCGCGAGAGCTTGTCCACCTGGCCGCAGGCCGGGCACAGGAACACGCGGTAGTCGACGCTGCGCAGCTTTTCCTCGGCCTGCTCGCCGGGCGACAGGTGCAGATCGTCGGCGCTCTCGTCCAGTTGGGTCATCTGCACATTGCAGCGCGAGCACTTGCGACGACCAAGCCCGGTCACCCACCAGAGCATGCGCACGAACTTGTTCAGCAGCCACATCACGGCTGCCGCGAGCGTGCCGAGGATGCCAAGGCCCACTGCGGTTTCGGTGTCGAATTCCCTTGGACTTGCGGGCTCGGCGGCGGCGATGGGCGCCGCCGCGGGCGCGGGACGTGGGGTCTCGGCCTCGAAGGTCGCGGATGCCAGCGCAGTGGGATCGCTCGCGGCCGCCTGCGCGGCGGTCTGGTCGGCGGCAATCGGCGCCTCGGCGAAGCCGGCGAAGGTCGCCGGCAGGTCGCTGGCCGGGGGTAGTTCGGCCGGCCGCGACAGGTCGAGCGCATAGGCCGCGGCGAGCATGCCGCTGGCGCCGGCGACCATCGCCTGGTCGTAATTGCCCTTGCGGAAGCGCGGCACCATCTGCTGCTGCATCACGCGTTCGGCATGGGCGCGGTTGGCGCTGTTGTCGATGCCGTCGCCGAGGATGATCTCGGCAGCGCGGTCGTCCATCGCCAGCAGGAGCAACAGGCCGTCATTGCGGCGGCGGTCGCCCACGCCCCAGCGGTTGAACAGATCGGTGGCGAAGCGCCGGTGGTCGGCGCCGCCAGTGGTGCGGATCACGGCCACGCCGAGCTGGCCACGGTCGCTGCGGTCCAGCGCCGCCGCCAGCCGGTCCAGCTCCGCGCGCGTGTCGGCCGCCAGCAGGTTGTGGCGGTCGGAAACGTAGCTCTGCGGCAGCGGCGGCGGCAGATCGGACAGCGTTTCGGCGCTGGCCGGGGCCGCGAGGATGAAAAAGGCGAGGGCGATCAGGTGGCGCATGGAGGGTCCGTCAATTCCGAGAACGGCATTTGGTCCGCAAAGGACGCAAAGGACGCAAAGGAAAGCGATTGAAAACAAACAGGGCTTGGCAACTCGGTCCGCCAGTGGGTCTATGCAACTGATCCCACACCCATCCCGCTCTTCTTTGCGTCCTTTGCGTCCTTTGCGGACAAATGAATCTTTGGCAGCGTTCGAAAGTGTCGGTGAAGATCACTCCCCATCCGCACCGACCTTCTCGAAGCCCTTGGCGGGATCGCCAGAAGGCGCATCCGCCAGCCAGCGGTCGATCTCCGCGTGGCCGGCGTCGTCGACTGGCTTGAGGCGCATCCACGGTGCGTCGAGCAAATCGTGGGCCTCCAGCAGCGCGCGCACCTCGTCGGCGCTGCCGAAGACATAGACCCAGAAGCCGGATGAGATGTCGCGGCGGCCGTCGGCGGCGCGGTCGCGCTTTTCGATCCAGCCCGGCACCTGGTCGTCGACGATCAGGTGCGAGACCTTGCGCAGGTCCACCTGGCGCAGCACGACCGAGCCATCGTCGGCGGCGTCCCAGGCGATCAGGGTGTAGCCGTTCGGCTTGTCCTGCGGCGCGTCCTCGCCCGGTTTGGGGCGGTCTTTCGCCGCGATCCAGGCCTGGCTTGCGGTGCGCGCGAAGCCGAGTTCGAGGTCGTCTTCCAGGTCGTCGATGTCGGCCTTTTCCGCGCCCGTGTCGTCCGGCTCGAGCGACAGCGAGAGCCAGCGCTCGCAGCCGGCGGTGACCCGCAGGTACTGGCGTCCGCTGGCTTCCGGCTCCTCGCGCAGGTCCTCGACGCGCCAGTCGCCGACCAGCGCCGGATCGCACGCGGCCAGCGGCTCGGCGGGCGGCGACTGGAACTCGACGGTGTCGCAGGCGCCGGTCAGCGCGCCGCCAGTGCCAGCAGCCAGATCCTCGAGTTCACGTCTTGCCCTCCGCAGCCAGCCGCACCAGCACGCTGTCGGCCTCGACGAACTCGCCGACGCCTGCGCGGATCTCGGCGACCACGCCGGCGCGCGGTGCGCGCAGCGTGAGTTCCATCTTCATCGCCTCCATCACGATCACTTCCTGGCCCTCGCTGACCGGCGCATCGGCGTCGACGCGCACGGCGACGATGCGGCCGGGCATCGGCGCGCGCACGCTGTCGCCGCTGGCCTTGGCCTTGCCCTCGAAGGCGAAGGGATGGCGCAGGTTGAGCACGTAGCGGCGCTCGCCATCGTGCGCCAGGTAGCCGTTCGGCAGCGGCAGCACGCGCAGGCGCACCGCGCGGCCGTCGAGCAGGAAGTCGACCGATTCGGCGCCGGCGCAAGCGCCGCGCACGCCCAAGTGACTGGCGCCGATGTCGATGGTGTAGTTGCCGTCGTGGCCATGCGCGGCCACCTCGATCAGCGTTTCGCGGTAAACCAGGTGCTTCAAGCGCTTGCCCGGATGGCCGTGGCGCCAGCCGTCGGCCACTGCCCACGGCGAATGCGGGTCGCTGCCGGTGCGCGCGTGCGCCTGGGCCGCGGCTTCTTCGTCGAGCAGCGCGCGCAGGGTCACCGCCACCAGCACGTCCTGCGGCAGCTCGCGTGCCTGCGGCATCACTTCTGCGAGGTGCTTGTCGAGGTAGCCGGTGTCGATGCTGGCCTCGACCACCGCCGGATGCCGCACCAGGCGTTCGAGGAACTCGACATTGCTCTTCGGGCCGACCACCACGGTGTCCGCCAGCGCGCGCCGCAGCAGGGCCAGTGCCTCGGCGCGGTCGGCCTCGTGCACGATCAGCTTGGCGATCATCGGGTCGTAGTGCACGGTGACGCTGTCGCCTTCGATGACGCCCGAATCCAGCCGCACCTGGGCATTGGTGGCCGGCAGGCGCAGCACCTCCAGCTTGCCGCTGCCCGGCAGGAAGTTCTGCTCCGGGTCCTCGGCGTACAGGCGCACCTCGATGGCGTGGCCGCGGGTGGGCACCGGGCGCTGCGGCACCAACTCCGCCAGCTTGCCGCCGGCGGCGATGGCGAGCTGCAGTTCGACCAGGTCGAGGCCGGTGACCATCTCGGTGACCGGATGCTCCACCTGCAGGCGGGTGTTGATCTCCATGAAGTAGAAATCGCCGGCCGGGCCGACGATGAACTCGACGGTGCCGGCATTCGCGTAGCCGATCGCCTGGCCCGCCTGCACCGCGGCGGCGCCCATCGCCGCGCGCAATTCGGGCGTGACGAAGGGCGAGGGCGATTCCTCGATCACCTTCTGGTAGCGCCGCTGCGCCGAGCACTCGCGCTCGTTGAGATGGATCACCTCGCCGTGATGGTCGCCGAAGATCTGGATCTCGATATGCCGCGGGCGCTCGACGTAGCGCTCCAGCAGCACGCGGTCGCGCCCGAAGGCGCCGCGCGCCTCACGCTGGCAGGATTCCAGCGCGGCGGCGAACTCGTCCGCGCCGCGCACCACGCGCATGCCCTTGCCGCCGCCGCCGTGGGCCGCCTTGATCATCAACGGGAAACCGATCCGCCCGGCCTCGCGCGCCAGCAGCGCGGCGTCCTGGTCTTCACCGGTATAGCCCGGCACCACCGGGACCCCGGCTGCCTGCATCAGGATCTTGGCGCCGGCCTTGCTGCCCATCCGGCGCATCGACTCGGCGCTCGGGCCGATGAACTTGAGGCCCGCCTGCGCCACCGCTTCGGCGAAGTCCGCGTTCTCGCTGAGGAAGCCGAAGCCGGGGTGGATCGCCTGCGCGCCGGTGGCGAGCGCCGCCTCGATGATGCGGTCGCCGCGCAGGTAGGAATCCGCCGGCCGCGCGCCGCCGATCCAGCGCCCCTCGTCCGCCAGCCGCACATGCTGCGCGCGCGCATCCGCATCCGAATACACCGCCACCGTGGCAATTCCCAGCCGCCGGCAGGTGCGCTGGATGCGGCAGGCGATCTCACCGCGGTTGGCAATCAGGATCTTGCTGAACATGCGGCGAGGCCCATCGGCTAGGAGAAACGGTTGGGGTAGGGAGGTAGAAAAAGGAAAAGGGAAAATGGAAAAAGGAGAAGCGGGGCGGGGCAAGCCAGGGGACCGGGATCCTGCCCGATTCCCCGGTGCGTGCTCTTCCCTTTTCCATTTTCCCTTTTCCTTTCTCCCGCTCCAATCAGATCCAGTTCGGTGGGCGTTTTTCGAGGAAGGCGCTGAGTCCCTCCTGGCCCTCCAGCGAGACGCGCAGCCGCGCGATCAGGGCGGCGGTCTGCTCGTCGAGTTTCTTCTGCGCCGCCTCGTCGCGGCCGAAGATGCCTTCGACCAGGCGCTTGGCGACCAGCATCGCGGTGGGGCCGGCCTTGAGCAGGGCATCGAGCTCGCGCTCGACCAGCGCATCGAGCTCCGCCGCGGGCACCACTTCGTGCACCAGGCCCAGCGCCAGCGCCTTGCGCGCGTCGAACAGGGCGCCGGACTGGAACCAGCGGCGCGCGTGGCGCGCGCCGATCGCGGCGACCACATAGGGCGAGATCACCGCCGGCACCAGGCCGAGCTTGCTCTCGGTCAGGCCAAAGCGCGCGTCTTCGGCAGCCAGCGCGATGTCGCAGCAGGCGATCAGCCCGACGCCGCCGCCGAAGGCCGAGCCCTGCACGCGGGCGATGGTCGGCTTGGGCAGGTAGGCCAGGGTGCGCATGAGTTCCGCCAGCTTGAGCGCATCAGCCAGGTTTTCGGCCTCGCCGAAACCCGCCATCGCGCGCATCCAGCCCAGGTCCGCGCCCGCGGAAAACGACGCGCCCTCGGCTGCCAGCACCACCGCGCGGACTTCCGGATCGGCACCGGCGCGGGCCAGCGCTGCGGTCAGTTCCGCGATCAGCTCGGCATTGAAGGCGTTGTGCACGGCGGGGCGATCCATCGTCACCGTCGCCACCCGGCCTGACAGGCCCACTCTTACCATCGCTGCCATGCGTCCAGTCCCCATTTCTGTCGGGATCGAGTCTACACGCGAGCACCCTGGACGCAGTCCCGGGGCGGGCGCGCCTCAGCCGCGTGTGCGCGGACTACTCGAAGCCGTTGCGGAACAGGGGATCCGGCAGTTCGCCCGGCCAGAAACCGCCGCGCAGTGCGAAGCCGCTGCCGCTCGCATCGCCCGCGTCCGGCTGGCCGAAGGTGCCCTCGACACTGAAGCCGCCGCCGGACGAACTGCCGCCGCCGGCGTCCACCGTGAACCAGTCCATGGTGTAGCCGGTGCCTTCCGGGACTCGCTCCTGCTTGCCCCGCGCAGCCTCGCCCGCGGCGAGCGGGGTGCTTGCGACCAGCGCCAGGAGCAGGGCGCAACCAGCGGCGGGGAGCTTCATCGCGGCCTCCTCAGGGTGCGGGCAGGTCCTCGACGCACCAGACCCGGCGGAGCAGGTTGCAGGTGGTCGCGATGCCATCCCAGGGGCTGATATTGCTCACGGCGCCCTCCCAATCTGGGTTCAACCCCACAGTGGTCCCGAAATTCGCGTTGTTGCTGCTGGTCCAGAGCGAGCAGTTGCCAGCACCGACCTGGTTGTTGTTTGCGGAGCCCATGCCCGTGCGAATCCACCCCGTGATCGAATAGGGCGGGCCGTCTCCCGAGTCCGCGCCCTGCACCGCACCGGGAACTTCCTCGGCATAGCGCAGCGAGGTCGTGTCGAAGATTTCCGCCAGCGTGGCCATGTGGTAGCCCGCTGCGCAGGCGGTCAGGGCAGCATTGCCGGCGAATGTCGCGGAAGTCTGGTAGTAGCCGCGCAGCGACGGGCGCGCAACAGCGACAGCGCGCAGTGCATAGGGCGCGGCGGTGAGTTCCTGGCGCGGCGTCAGCAGGGTGAAGGCACCGGCACTGGCGCCGTCGCGTACGCCGATCTCGACGAACTTCTGCTCGCCGTCGTAGGCGTCGCCGAAATCCAGCTTCACCGTGAAGCGGCCCTCGCTGACGCTCACATTGTCCTGCACCGCGGCGCAGCCCAGCGTGCCGCCACCGCTGGCCGCGGCGAACAGGCAGAACTGGAGGTCGTAGCTGCCGCTCAGCAAGGCGCCGTTGAAGCGCAACTGGCCCTGGTAGGTCAGCGCGGTGGTCAGCGGGGCAGCACCCGCCGCTGCGGGAAGCAGGAGGGTCAAGGCAAGTCCGCACCAGCCACGACTGCGCAGCATGTCACGCTCCCCGCTCTCCGGTGGTGTCGTCAGTGTATGGGAACGCGTGCCGCGGCGCCATGACGGTGGGTGCCCTGACGCATGCGGACCGGCGGGTCGACGTCCCGCTCAGCCCACCCAGCGGCGCAGGGCCGTGCGCCGCACCAGCAATTCGTAGCTCGAAAGACACAGCGCCAGCGTCGCCGCCACCGCGCAGACGAACTTCGCCGGCCACGGCCAGCTCAGGTCCATCAGCAGGTACTGGATGGCGAACAGCAGCGGCAGGTGCAAGAGGTACGTCCAGTAGGCGCTGCGCGCGAGGTAACTCAGCCAGACGCGCGGCGCCGCCAGCGTGCGCAGGCCGAGTACCAGGCAGGCGAGCGTGCCCCAGCCGGCGATCACGGACTCGAGCAGGGCTGTCAGCCCGTCGGCATGGGCGTAGCTCAGGCCGGCGTCGATCCGCAGCCAGAAGGCCAGGTAGGCGACCAGGCAGGCCGCCGCAGCCGGAAACAGCCAGCGGCGCAGACCATCCAGCGTGCCGAGGCGCCCGTGCAGCGCCACGCCGAGCGCGTAGAAGGGTCCGTAGACGCCGATCGCCCAGAACTGCGGCAGCAGGCCCTCCGGCGCCGGATGTGGCGCCTGGGTCAGGGCGAAGCCCGGCCACAGCAGCCACGGCAGGCTGAGCGCGACCGGCAAGATGCCCCAGGCCATCCAGCGACCGAGCAAGCCGCCGAGTTCCAGCGCCCGCCCGGCCCAGTGCAGCACGCCGAACAGCAGCAGGTAATACAGGAACCAGAGGTGGCCGGTGCTCGGCGGCATCGCCGGCGGGTCCGGCATCGCTTGCCATTCGCGCAGCATCAGCAGCAGCGGTGGCGGATGCTCCGCGTTGGCGAGTGCCCATCCGGTCGCCGCGGCAATCGTGAAGTGCACCAGCGGCCAGGCCACCAGGAATGGCAGCAGGATGCGCCGCGCGCGCTGGCGCGCCAGTCCGCCCATGCCACGACGCGCGGCGACGGATGCCGCGAAATAGCCGGCGACGAGGAAGAACAGCGGCATGCGCACCAGGTGCAGCAGCCAGACCAGCGCATCCACCAGCGGCGAATGCTGGCGATCCGCCGCCGGCCACCAGGGATGCAGCAGCGGGCTGTAGGCCAGCGCGGCATGGAACAGCACCCCGGCCAGCATCGCCAGCGCGCGCAGGTGGTCGAGCGCGTGGACGCGTGATGCTGCGGACTCGTCGGGCGAGTCCGTTGTAGTGGTGTTCATTGGTGCGACCCTTGTTGGTTGTGCTGAATCGCGAGGGCGCAACGGCTCGCCAGGAGCGGAGGGCACGTTGGCACGTTGGCACGAGGGCACGAGGGCACGAGGGCAAGCCAAGACCTCACCCCAGGTCCGGCCTTTTTTCACTGCGAGAGAGGTCGGAAAAGCAGCACAATCAGTTACTTGCAACGGTCAGGAAGATTGCGAGCCTTTTCGTGCCCTCGTGCCCTCGTGCCCTCGTGCCCTCGTGCCCTCGTGCCCTCGTGCCCTCGTGCCCTCGTGCCCTCGTGCCCTCGTGCCCTCGTGCCCTCGTGCCCTCGTGCCCTCGTGCCCTCGTGCCCTCAGTAGAAAGCCGCCTTGCGCCCGTGCCACCAGGCAGTGAAGCCGAGGGTGACAAGGCTCAGCACGAGCTGCGCCGACAGGATGCCCACCGCCGGCAGACTCCACACGATGTCCTCACTGCGTGCGGGCACCGAGATCGCGTCGATCTGCCCCAGCAGCATGATCAGTGGGTTGACCAGCAGGTTGCTGCCGATCATCGCGAAGATGTTCCAGCCCTCCGACTGCACCTGCATCGCGACCGCCAGCGAAATGCAGTAGGCGAGCAGCACGTGGCCGTAGATCAGCAGCGAGTACACCACCAGGCCATCCGGCAGCGGCGTGGTCAGGATCACGACCAGGGTGCCGAGCAGGAGTACCGCATAGGGCACGCCGAAGGTCAGCAGGCCGCCGGCGAGCTTGGCGATGGTGAAGTCCAGCGGCGACACCGGCAGGCTCATGACGAAGGCCAGGGTCTGCTGCTTGCGTTCCTCCAGCAGCGAGGTGGAGACCGCAAAGCAGGATCCGGCGACCAGCACGACGATCAGCAGCAGCGAGCCGAGGTAGAAGGCCCACGGCCGGGCCAGCCCGAGCAGCCCGAGCGCGAACAGACCGGCGAGCACGTGCGCCGCCAGCGGCTTCTGGAACAGCTGCCAGTCCTTGACGACCAGCAGGCGGATCAGGGGCAGGTTCAGGGCAAGGTTCATACGGCACCTCCAGCGCGAACGGCGGTCACGAAAATGTCTTCCAGCGCCATCGGGTCGATGCGCTGCACGCTCAGGCCAGCAGCACCCAGCCGTTGCGGCAGATCCTCGCGCCAGGCGCGCACCTTGACCTCGACCTGGCTGCCGGCCTGGCGCACCTGGGCCACCTCCGTCCAGTTCGCCACGGCCGGCGGCAGCTCGCCAAGACAAAGAACACGGCGCCAGTTGTCGAGGAAGCTCTCCTTGTCGGCGTGCGCCACCAGGCGGCCATCGTGCAGGAAGGCGATGTGGTCGGCCAGTTGCTCGACATCGTGGGTATTGTGCGAGGAGAACAGCACGCTGCGGCGTTCGTCGCGCAGCACGTCCGCCAGCGCCTCCAGCACCTCGGCGCGCGCGACCGGATCGAGTCCGGTGGTGGGCTCGTCGAGCAGCAGCAGGCGCGGCCGGCGCGCCAGGCACAGCAGCAGCAGCGCCTTGACCCGCTGGCCGTGCGAATAGCCGCCGACGGCCTGCTGCGGGCGCAGGTCGAAGCGGCGGATCAGGTTGGCGGCGTAGGCCTCATCCCACTCCGGGTAGATCCGGCGCACCAGCGCGATGTGCCAGTCCAGGCTCTGGCCGCGGTACAGGCGCATGTCTTCGGCAGCAAAGCCGATGGCGCGCTTGGCGGCCACCTGCTCCTGCGGCAATCGGTGGCCGAGCACGTCGATGGTGCCGGCGTCCGGGGCGGCGAGGCCGGTCAGCAGGCGGAGCAGGGTGGACTTGCCGGCGCCATTGACGCCAACCAGGCCCATGACCTCGCCCTCGGCCAGACTGAGCGAGAGGTCCTGCAGCGCGAAGTGGGCGTAGCGCTTGCATAGTCCGGACACGGCAAAGGCGGCCGTCATGTCGGGTTTCCTTGAGTGGGGGCGGGGATGGCAGCGGCGGCGTCGAGCGTGCTGTCGAGGCGGTGGTGCAGTTCTTCGCGCGACAGGCCCAGGCGTGCCGCGTGGATGACGACCTCGCGCAGGTGGCGATCGAGCGTTTCATCGAGCAGTGCGCGGGCGCGGTCGGGCCGTTCGGCGACCACCGACCCCTTGCCCTGTCGGGTTGCGATCAGGCCGGCGCGCTCCAGGTCCTCGTAGGCGCGCTTGACCGTGATGACACTGACGCCGCTGGCGGCGGCCAGTTCGCGGATCGAGGGCAGCGCCTGGCCCGGCAGCCAGTCGCCCGCCATCACCCGGGCGGTGATCTGGTCGACGATCTGCTGGTACATCGGCCGCGGATCGCTGGCCGACAGGAGGAGTTGCGCGCTCAAGCAGCATCACTGTGCATGTCGTATATGCACAGTATGCACAGTGTATATCTAGTCCGCAACTACCGCGGGTTCAGCGCCAGCGGCAGAGGATTTCCTCGCGATTGAAGCCGCGCATGTCCGGATTCCACGGCAATTCCGTTCCCACGAAGGAATCCCCGCGCCACGCCCATCCAGGGCAGGGGCTGCGGGCCCGGTTGGACTCGACGGAGCATGCGGTCATGAAGACGGTCAGGTTGGCAGGTTTACTCGGTTTGGGGCTGCTGGCGGCGGGATCCGCCGGGGCCGTGGACTACCTCGGCACCAATGTCGGTGCCATTCCCGACAACGATCCGAACGGCAGGTTCGTGAGTTTCAACACCGCCGGCTTCCAGGGGCCGGTAGGTCACGTCCGGGTCAGCATGAACCTCACGCACTCCTTCGTCGGCGACCTGCGCGTCACGCTGTTCTCGCCCGGCCTCAGCGGCCAACTGGTGCTGTTCTCGCGCGCCGGTTACAAGCGCTCGACCAATCCCGGAGCGGGCGCCAACCTGTCCGGCAACTACGTCTTCGACGACCAGCTCGGCGTCGATCTGTGGTCGACAATTGCGCCGCTCTCGACCTCGCAGGATGTGCCCCAGGGGGCGTATCGCACCAGCACCGCCGGGGCGCCATCGGTGTCGGATGCCGGCGGTTGCTCCACCCGACTGGACCTGG from Rhodanobacteraceae bacterium encodes the following:
- a CDS encoding long-chain-fatty-acid--CoA ligase, with product MSTAQAMPWLAQYPDGTPPTIDTNEFPSVADVMKLAFDRYRHRPAFVNMDKVLSYGDLDRLSTQFGAFLRNKLGLAKGDRVAIMLPNVLQYPVALMGILRAGLTVVNTNPMYTARELKHQLNDSGAKAILVLENFATTLEEVIKETPVKHVITTAVGDMLGFPKSLIVNFVVKYRKKAVPPFNLPQAIKFNDALAQGKGQQIPATQIGPEDIAFLQYTGGTTGVSKGAMLTHRNMIANMLQVKHWFGPNVKEGEEIIITALPLYHIFALTCNCLVFMNVGGLNVLITNPRDMAGFVKEIGKYRFTIITGVNTLFNGLLNTPGFGELDFSTLKLSMGGGMAVQRAVAEKWQQVTKCALFEGYGMTESSPVATVNRPDTKVYTGSIGVPAPSTELSIQDDDGKLLAQGEVGEICIRGPQVMKGYWQRPEETAKTITPDGWLRTGDIGKMDEKGYFYIVDRKKDMILVSGFNVYPNEIEDVVATHPGVLEVAAVGIPDDKSGEAVKLVIVKKDPNLTVEDVKAHCRAQLTGYKQPKIIEFRTELPKTNVGKILRRELRDSPTSVHKLPGA
- the hydA gene encoding dihydropyrimidinase: MSTLIRGGTVVDSETSWRADVLLADGKIAAIGEGLEAPAGATVIDAGDRLVMPGGIDPHTHMQLPFMGTVASDDFYTGTAAGLAGGTTSIIDFVIPNPQQSLMEAYQTWRGWAEKASADYGFHVAITWWDESVHRDMGTLAQEHGVASFKHFMAYKNAIMCDDEALVSSFSRCMELGALPTVHAENGELVFRLQKQLLARGITGPEGHPLSRPPAVEGEAANRAIRIAEVLGTPLYVVHVSAEQALEAIARARNEGQRVFGEVLAGHLLIDDSVYRNPDFTFAAGHVMSPPFRPKHHQDALWAGLQAGHLHTTATDHCCFCAPQKAAGKDDFTRIPNGCAGIEDRMSVLWHYGVGSGRLTPSEFVRITSTNAAQIFGLFPRKGAMRVGADADVVVWDGNGSRTISAKTHHQNIDFNVFEGRTVTGIATHTFARGRLSWVEGDLRAERGHGRYLHRATHGPYIEASARRRG
- a CDS encoding TPM domain-containing protein; its protein translation is MRHLIALAFFILAAPASAETLSDLPPPLPQSYVSDRHNLLAADTRAELDRLAAALDRSDRGQLGVAVIRTTGGADHRRFATDLFNRWGVGDRRRNDGLLLLLAMDDRAAEIILGDGIDNSANRAHAERVMQQQMVPRFRKGNYDQAMVAGASGMLAAAYALDLSRPAELPPASDLPATFAGFAEAPIAADQTAAQAAASDPTALASATFEAETPRPAPAAAPIAAAEPASPREFDTETAVGLGILGTLAAAVMWLLNKFVRMLWWVTGLGRRKCSRCNVQMTQLDESADDLHLSPGEQAEEKLRSVDYRVFLCPACGQVDKLSRRAWFTRYSDCTACKSRALSSVSKTITSATRYSTGLAEVTSTCQHCHDVRVERRVLPVLPPPSSSSSSGGSFGGGRSSGGGASGRW